A single genomic interval of Bacteroides sp. harbors:
- a CDS encoding glycoside hydrolase family 2 TIM barrel-domain containing protein, with protein sequence MKRKRILTGLFLIFLSSIAFSQADWEDPNILERNKEPGRSVFFSYDTREAALSADHQDAPWKLLLDGQWRFHLANNPVSRPADFYREDYDVSRWNLIQVPGNWEFQGYDYPIYVNHPYEFADPRTPITELNNGPEPPRIPQDYNPVGSYRRTFDLPQSWDNRQIFIHFGSVKSAFYLWVNGQMVGYSQGSKLPSEFNITPYVKPGQTNMVAVEVYRWSDGSYLECQDFWRVSGIHRSVFLYSQPQTRIADFEVVTDLDPSFELGLLALHIDLKNHLDKKSPITLEYEVMEGDGFLSKGTSKITLDGNATHTEVFNGAVMGVKPWSAEFPNLYTLLITLKDRRGRILETTSTRIGFRRVEIVRGQLLVNGVPITLKGTNIHEHSPETGQYLSEEYMLRDIRLMKQFNFNAVRLSHYPFPERWYELCDEHGLYVVDEANIESHGLYYGERSLAKFPEWEAAHTDRMVRMVKRDKNHPSVIIWSMGNEAGNGVNFYAGYEAIKAADRSKRPVQYERTEVGSRFALEFDWNTDIIVPQYPSPATFEWFGQHQLDRPFIPSEYAHAMGNSMGNFQEYWNEINKYPQLQGGFIWDWVDQGVRETDEEGRSYFAYGGDYGEGLPSDGNFLFNGVVFPDRGIKPALYEVKKAHESIRFKVLRVHEGTARVLIENRYDFTPLNHFVFTAYIKADGRVLQNLTMPEIVVEPHSSKVFNLFLGAIEVQPNTEYFLHFEARTLEETAMVPAGHLAANEQVKLPWFERQELTADHGPALSLEENEQEVRLFNESVSLRFNRQTGILESYAYEGTEFLYQGMGPQPDLWRAPTDNDFGNRMPTENINWKKAVRELRLASFELIKKAENLYAISIQWSLPTVETFFEMQYTISGNGQVHLRNHLSASSNETSDIPRAGMVLCLRDAFNQFTWYGRGPWENYPDRKASAFVDLYSSKVSELLVPYERPQENGNKTDVRWAALTNAFGIGLMAVSDPDDESLEMTALPYLSQDLDAREGYDYGPVHLENKHISQVSPRKLVRWNIDFGQRGVAGVDSWGARPLEQYQLKPDRDYAWGFTLIPIQVNTLEEMTEIGKSR encoded by the coding sequence ATGAAGAGAAAGCGGATTCTAACCGGACTTTTTTTGATTTTCCTTTCATCTATTGCCTTTTCGCAGGCCGATTGGGAAGATCCAAACATCCTGGAACGTAACAAGGAACCAGGTCGAAGCGTGTTTTTCAGTTATGACACGCGTGAGGCTGCCCTCTCTGCCGATCATCAGGACGCTCCCTGGAAGCTGTTGCTCGACGGACAATGGCGCTTTCACCTGGCCAATAATCCTGTCAGCCGGCCCGCTGACTTCTATCGTGAGGATTATGATGTGAGCCGCTGGAATCTCATACAGGTGCCAGGCAACTGGGAGTTCCAGGGCTATGACTACCCCATCTATGTAAACCACCCCTATGAATTTGCCGACCCGCGTACCCCCATTACTGAACTTAACAACGGGCCTGAACCACCCAGGATCCCCCAGGATTACAATCCTGTGGGTTCTTACAGGCGAACGTTTGATTTGCCCCAAAGCTGGGATAATCGCCAAATATTCATTCATTTCGGATCGGTCAAATCGGCTTTTTACCTTTGGGTCAACGGACAGATGGTGGGTTACAGCCAGGGCAGCAAACTCCCCTCTGAGTTCAACATCACCCCTTATGTAAAACCCGGACAAACCAATATGGTAGCCGTAGAAGTATACCGCTGGAGCGATGGCAGCTACCTCGAATGCCAGGACTTCTGGCGGGTAAGTGGCATTCACCGTTCCGTTTTCCTCTACAGCCAGCCCCAAACCCGTATTGCCGACTTTGAAGTGGTAACTGATCTTGACCCGAGTTTCGAACTGGGGCTATTGGCGCTTCACATTGATCTGAAAAACCATCTGGATAAGAAATCCCCCATTACCCTGGAATATGAAGTCATGGAAGGGGATGGTTTTTTATCGAAGGGTACTTCAAAGATCACCCTTGACGGGAATGCAACGCACACGGAAGTTTTCAACGGAGCCGTCATGGGGGTTAAACCCTGGAGCGCCGAATTCCCAAACCTGTATACTTTGCTGATCACCCTCAAAGACCGCAGGGGCAGGATACTGGAAACTACCTCCACCAGGATAGGCTTCCGCAGGGTGGAGATCGTCCGCGGGCAGTTGCTCGTAAACGGCGTTCCCATTACCCTGAAGGGCACCAACATCCACGAACACAGCCCCGAAACCGGCCAATACCTCAGCGAGGAGTATATGCTCAGGGACATTCGCCTGATGAAGCAGTTTAACTTCAATGCGGTAAGGTTAAGCCACTACCCTTTCCCCGAGCGCTGGTATGAGTTATGCGATGAGCATGGATTGTATGTGGTGGATGAGGCCAACATTGAATCACACGGCCTGTATTACGGCGAACGCTCCCTGGCCAAATTCCCTGAGTGGGAGGCCGCCCATACCGACCGGATGGTTCGCATGGTGAAGCGCGACAAGAACCATCCCTCGGTCATCATCTGGTCGATGGGAAACGAAGCCGGCAATGGGGTTAATTTTTATGCAGGCTATGAGGCCATCAAGGCGGCCGACCGCAGCAAAAGACCCGTGCAGTATGAACGCACCGAGGTCGGCAGCCGCTTTGCCCTGGAATTCGACTGGAACACCGACATCATCGTTCCCCAGTATCCCTCGCCTGCCACCTTCGAGTGGTTTGGCCAGCACCAGCTCGACCGGCCCTTCATCCCCTCGGAGTATGCCCACGCCATGGGCAACAGCATGGGCAACTTCCAGGAATACTGGAACGAGATCAACAAATACCCCCAGCTGCAGGGGGGCTTTATCTGGGACTGGGTCGATCAGGGCGTCAGGGAAACCGATGAAGAAGGAAGATCCTATTTTGCTTATGGGGGCGACTACGGCGAAGGTTTGCCTTCCGATGGCAATTTCCTCTTCAATGGTGTCGTATTCCCTGACAGGGGCATCAAGCCAGCGTTGTATGAAGTGAAAAAAGCCCACGAATCCATTCGTTTTAAGGTGCTCCGCGTGCACGAAGGCACCGCCAGGGTGCTTATCGAAAACCGCTATGATTTTACTCCCTTAAATCATTTTGTTTTCACTGCCTATATCAAAGCCGACGGCCGGGTGTTGCAAAATCTGACGATGCCTGAAATTGTTGTTGAACCCCATTCCAGCAAGGTCTTCAACCTATTCCTGGGAGCTATTGAAGTGCAGCCCAATACGGAGTATTTCCTGCATTTTGAAGCCCGCACCCTCGAGGAAACCGCTATGGTCCCTGCCGGACATTTGGCAGCTAACGAACAGGTGAAGCTGCCCTGGTTTGAAAGGCAGGAGCTCACCGCCGACCATGGTCCGGCCCTCAGCCTGGAAGAAAACGAACAGGAAGTCAGACTGTTCAATGAAAGCGTTTCCCTTCGGTTCAACCGCCAGACAGGCATCCTGGAAAGCTATGCCTATGAGGGCACAGAGTTCCTCTACCAGGGGATGGGCCCCCAGCCAGACCTGTGGAGGGCGCCCACTGACAATGACTTTGGCAACAGGATGCCCACAGAAAATATTAACTGGAAAAAAGCAGTCCGGGAACTTAGATTAGCGAGTTTTGAGCTGATCAAGAAGGCTGAGAATCTCTATGCGATAAGCATCCAATGGTCCTTGCCAACGGTGGAAACCTTTTTCGAAATGCAATATACCATTTCAGGCAATGGGCAGGTACACCTCCGCAATCACCTCAGCGCCTCGTCTAATGAAACTTCCGACATCCCTCGTGCAGGGATGGTACTTTGCCTGCGCGATGCCTTCAACCAGTTTACCTGGTATGGCCGCGGCCCATGGGAGAATTACCCCGACCGCAAGGCTTCCGCTTTTGTTGACCTCTATTCAAGCAAGGTATCCGAACTGCTGGTGCCCTACGAGCGCCCCCAGGAAAATGGCAACAAAACGGATGTCCGCTGGGCCGCCCTTACCAATGCCTTTGGCATTGGCCTGATGGCCGTGAGTGATCCGGATGATGAAAGCCTGGAGATGACGGCCCTGCCCTATCTCAGCCAGGACCTGGATGCCCGCGAGGGATATGACTACGGGCCAGTCCATCTCGAAAATAAACATATCTCGCAGGTCAGCCCCCGCAAGCTGGTACGCTGGAACATTGACTTCGGGCAGCGTGGCGTGGCAGGGGTCGACAGCTGGGGGGCACGCCCCCTTGAACAATATCAGCTGAAACCTGACCGCGATTATGCCTGGGGCTTCACCCTCATCCCCATCCAGGTCAACACCCTGGAGGAAATGACAGAGATCGGCAAAAGCAGGTAA
- a CDS encoding CDP-alcohol phosphatidyltransferase family protein: protein MNKKEILTIPNLLSFYRLLMFPVILYFILSGHEKFFALFLVINLVTDVADGFIAKKFNMATEFGAKLDSIADDFTYFLAFLGLVVFKLDDFLPHIHSFIFWFVLMASTLVFSLVKFGRLPSFHLYSFKIGGYIQAFFFIILFTFGFITPLYYFMVTWGILAALEHLSIQFILTEMRSNAKGLYWVMKEQKHGR, encoded by the coding sequence ATGAATAAGAAGGAAATCCTGACGATTCCCAATCTGCTGAGCTTTTACCGGCTCCTGATGTTCCCTGTCATTTTGTATTTCATCCTTTCGGGCCATGAAAAGTTTTTTGCCTTGTTCCTGGTGATTAACCTGGTGACCGATGTGGCCGACGGATTCATTGCCAAGAAGTTCAATATGGCCACCGAGTTTGGGGCAAAGCTCGACTCCATTGCCGACGACTTCACCTATTTCCTGGCTTTCCTGGGCCTGGTGGTTTTTAAGCTCGATGACTTCCTGCCCCACATTCACAGTTTCATTTTCTGGTTTGTTTTGATGGCATCCACATTGGTGTTTTCCCTGGTCAAGTTTGGCCGCCTTCCCAGTTTTCACCTCTATTCTTTTAAGATCGGAGGATATATTCAGGCCTTCTTTTTCATCATTCTTTTCACCTTTGGGTTCATCACTCCCCTGTATTATTTTATGGTGACCTGGGGCATTCTGGCCGCCCTTGAGCACCTGAGCATTCAATTCATCCTCACAGAAATGCGCTCGAATGCGAAAGGGCTTTACTGGGTTATGAAAGAACAGAAACATGGAAGATGA
- a CDS encoding sulfite exporter TauE/SafE family protein, which yields MIFHSPFEYAYLWLPLVGFIIGFLASLIGGGGGFFFPPILILLFGVDAQVAVATSLAATLPICLVGSVAHYRKGNIDLRMGVVFGLAGILGALTGAGFTGLMTAEQLKTTFGAYSFLLALNMLFNNFRDQKKIKNDQVIPEKSPLRKTFLGSVYGYIGGMVTGTFGTSGTAPVLAGLFSLRMPIKMVVGTSLMIIFVNTVSALGAHFLVGEIDMTLVYFLAFGATIGAFSSPRLLAGIRIGRAEGKIKQYYALAMALVGLIMIVT from the coding sequence ATGATATTTCACAGTCCGTTTGAGTATGCATATCTCTGGCTGCCGCTGGTAGGATTTATCATCGGATTCCTGGCGTCGCTGATCGGCGGAGGCGGAGGTTTCTTTTTCCCACCCATCCTGATCCTGTTGTTTGGGGTAGATGCCCAGGTGGCCGTTGCCACTTCGCTGGCGGCCACCCTTCCTATTTGCCTGGTAGGTTCTGTGGCACATTACCGTAAGGGTAATATTGATTTGCGGATGGGGGTGGTTTTCGGTTTGGCAGGCATCCTGGGAGCCCTTACAGGAGCTGGATTTACCGGGCTGATGACCGCTGAGCAACTTAAGACCACTTTCGGAGCTTATTCTTTTCTCCTCGCCCTGAATATGCTTTTTAACAATTTCCGGGACCAGAAAAAAATCAAGAATGATCAAGTCATCCCTGAGAAATCACCCCTTAGAAAGACTTTTCTTGGGTCAGTGTACGGATATATCGGAGGGATGGTCACAGGGACTTTCGGCACCAGTGGCACGGCCCCGGTACTTGCAGGCTTGTTTTCCCTGCGCATGCCCATAAAAATGGTGGTGGGGACTTCCTTAATGATTATATTTGTCAATACAGTTTCAGCCCTTGGGGCCCACTTTCTGGTAGGGGAAATCGATATGACCCTGGTCTATTTCCTCGCTTTTGGGGCAACCATCGGAGCTTTTTCAAGCCCCAGGCTGTTGGCAGGGATCAGGATCGGGCGGGCTGAAGGAAAAATCAAGCAATATTATGCCCTGGCCATGGCCTTGGTTGGCCTGATCATGATTGTAACCTGA